A window from Psychrobium sp. MM17-31 encodes these proteins:
- the fliL gene encoding flagellar basal body-associated protein FliL, whose amino-acid sequence MAEEAVEESQGGSKKLLIIIIAVVVLIAGGAGAFFFLSGSDEPVDQEMSLEEGADLTAEDTEEASGEEGEAEVGDAFYVGMPRPFVFNVPGYGRDRLVQIKVQLMVRGGEHDTIARKHIPLIEDTLLTTFSTSNAEKLSTNEGKQELRRESLAAVQQALEPLVGKPVVEKVLFIGFVMQ is encoded by the coding sequence ATGGCTGAAGAAGCAGTTGAAGAATCCCAAGGTGGTAGTAAGAAACTTCTCATTATTATCATTGCTGTTGTTGTATTGATTGCTGGTGGCGCTGGGGCATTTTTCTTTTTATCAGGTTCTGATGAGCCTGTTGACCAAGAAATGTCCTTAGAAGAAGGTGCTGATTTAACCGCTGAAGATACTGAAGAGGCCAGTGGTGAAGAGGGTGAAGCTGAAGTTGGCGATGCATTTTATGTTGGTATGCCACGACCATTTGTATTCAACGTACCTGGCTACGGTCGTGATCGTTTAGTACAAATTAAGGTACAACTAATGGTGCGCGGCGGCGAACACGACACTATCGCTCGCAAGCATATTCCATTGATTGAAGATACGTTACTAACAACCTTTAGTACGTCGAATGCGGAAAAACTTTCCACCAATGAAGGAAAGCAAGAGCTTCGCCGCGAATCGCTTGCCGCTGTCCAGCAGGCATTAGAGCCATTGGTAGGTAAGCCAGTGGTAGAAAAAGTGTTATTTATTGGGTTTGTAATGCAGTAA
- the fliM gene encoding flagellar motor switch protein FliM, with product MNDLLSQDEIDALLHGVDDVEEEEVSAGGDDGAAEYDFSSQDRIVRGRMPTLEMVNERFARHLRISLFNLMRRTTEVSINGVQMLKFGEYIHTLFVPTSLNMVRFRPLKGTGLITLEARLVFILVDNFFGGDGRYPAKIEGREFTPTERRIIQLLLKIVFEDYMEAWAPVMDVEFEYLDSEVNPSMANIVSPTEVIVVCSFHIELDGGGGDFHIALPYSMLEPIRELLDAGVQSDKEDTDQRWSAALKDEIMDVEVELEVGLGEVELSLRKIMEMQAGDIIPFEMPDELVIKAEELPSFRGKLGQVNDNYGLEITSIIPRPESQKTEFQLLQRKMSEEKS from the coding sequence TTGAATGATCTACTGAGTCAAGACGAAATTGATGCGCTGTTACACGGCGTTGATGACGTTGAAGAAGAAGAAGTCTCGGCCGGCGGTGATGATGGCGCCGCGGAATATGACTTTTCTTCACAAGATCGTATTGTCCGTGGTCGCATGCCCACCCTCGAAATGGTTAACGAACGTTTTGCTCGTCATTTGCGTATTAGCTTATTTAACTTGATGCGCCGCACCACTGAGGTATCAATTAATGGTGTGCAAATGCTCAAATTTGGCGAATACATTCACACTTTGTTTGTTCCAACCAGTTTGAACATGGTGCGCTTTAGACCGTTAAAAGGTACCGGATTAATCACCCTTGAAGCACGTTTAGTGTTTATACTAGTGGACAACTTTTTTGGTGGTGATGGCCGTTACCCAGCGAAAATTGAAGGCCGCGAATTTACGCCAACCGAACGTCGAATCATTCAGCTGCTTCTGAAAATTGTTTTCGAAGATTACATGGAAGCCTGGGCACCAGTGATGGATGTCGAGTTTGAATACCTAGATTCTGAAGTAAACCCATCCATGGCGAACATTGTTAGCCCAACCGAAGTCATTGTTGTGTGTTCTTTCCACATTGAACTCGATGGCGGTGGTGGTGATTTCCATATTGCATTGCCGTATTCAATGTTAGAGCCGATCCGTGAACTGCTTGACGCTGGTGTTCAATCCGATAAAGAAGATACCGACCAACGTTGGAGTGCGGCATTAAAAGACGAAATCATGGATGTGGAAGTTGAGCTCGAAGTTGGTCTTGGTGAAGTTGAACTTTCGCTACGTAAAATCATGGAAATGCAGGCGGGAGACATTATCCCATTCGAGATGCCTGACGAATTAGTAATAAAAGCTGAAGAGTTACCGTCGTTTAGAGGCAAACTTGGCCAAGTAAATGATAACTACGGCTTGGAAATAACCTCTATTATTCCGCGACCAGAATCGCAAAAGACAGAATTTCAATTACTTCAGCGCAAGATGTCTGAAGAAAAATCATAG